CACCATCGGCCGGATCATCACTCGAGTCGAAGAAGCGCAGCACGATCGCGCGCCCATCCAGACCGTCGGCGAAAACTTCTCCCGCCGTTTCGTTCCCACGTCGTTCATCGTCTCAGCGATCACGCTGGCGGTCACCGGCGACGTCCGACGCGCGATGACAATGCTGTTGATCGCCTGCCCCTGCGCGGTGGGATTGGCCACCCCGACCGCGATCAGTGCCGCAATCGGCAACGGTGCGCGCCGCGGCATCCTGATCAAGGGCGGTTCCCATCTCGAGCAGGCAGGCCGAGTCGACGCGATCGTCTTCGACAAAACCGGGACGCTGACCGTCGGACGCCCGGTGGTGACGAATATCGTTGCCATGCATAAGGACTGGGAACCCGAGCAAGTGCTGGCGTATGCCGCCAGCTCAGAGATCCATTCCCGGCACCCGTTGGCCGAGGCGGTGATCCGCTCGACCGAGGAGCGGCACATCAGCATCCCCCCGCACGAGGAATGCGAGGTGCTCGTCGGTTTGGGCATGCGGACCTGGGCCGACGGCCGCACCCTGCTGCTGGGCAGCCCTTCGCTGCTGCAATCCGAAAACGTCAAGGTCTCCAAGAAGGCAAAGGACTGGGTCGCCAAGTTGCGCCGCCAGGCCGAGACGCCACTGTTGCTGGCGGTGGACGGGACGCTCGTGGGCCTGATCAGCCTGCGCGACGAAGTTCGGCCCGAGGCCGCCAAGGTACTGAGCGAATTGCGCGCCAACGGGATTCGCCGCGTTGTCATGCTCACCGGGGACCACCCGGACATCGCCCAGGTGGTCGCCGACGAGCTCGGGATCGACGAGTGGCGTGCCGAGGTCCTACCGGAAGACAAGCTCGAGGTGGTGCGAGACCTGCAGAGCCAGGGCTACATCGTCGGCATGGTCGGCGACGGCATCAACGACGCTCCGGCGCTGGCGGCCGCCGACATCGGGATCGCGATGGGATTGGCCGGCACCGACGTCGCCGTGGAAACCGCCGATGTGGCGCTGGCCAACGACGACCTGCATCGCCTGCTCGATGTGCGCGACCTGGGCGCCCGCGCGGTCGACGTGATCCGGGAGAACTACGGCATGTCGATTGCGGTCAACGCCGCCGGGCTGATCATCGGCGCGGGCGGGGCGCTGTCCCCCGTGCTGGCCGCGATCCTGCACAACGCGTCATCGGTGGCCGTGGTTGCCAACAGTTCCCGGCTCATTCGCTACCGCCTGGACTGAGCACTCGCTCGAACAGACTGGGAGCCAAAAGCACTCAGCTGGTTGATTGCCGTTCCCGCCCGGATCAGCAGATGCGATGGGCTGCATCGATAACGCTCATGCCATCGTGCTGGTCGCGACACCCCTGGATGGATACCGTCAGGTAGGCAGGACCAACCACGGCACGTTGGGAGCCAAGATGCTTGCCACACA
This Mycobacterium simiae DNA region includes the following protein-coding sequences:
- the ctpC gene encoding manganese-exporting P-type ATPase CtpC, encoding MSLAIVEDIAIAEESSLTILSDAAGRMRVAVDWVRSDPRRAVAVEEAVAQQTGVRAVHAYPRTGSVVIWYSPRRCDRSAVLAAINSAEYVAAELIPARDPHSSEIRNSDVLRMVIGGVALGLLGVRRYVFARPPLLGPSGRVVATGVTIFTGYPFLRGALRSLRSGKAGTDALVSAATVASLILRENVVALTVLWLLNIGEYLQDLTLRRTRRAISELLRGSQDTAWVRLTEGPDAGTEVQVPIDTVQIGDEVIVHDHVAIPVDGEVVDGEAVVNQSAITGENLPVSVGVGTHVHAGSVVVRGRLVVRAQAVGNQTTIGRIITRVEEAQHDRAPIQTVGENFSRRFVPTSFIVSAITLAVTGDVRRAMTMLLIACPCAVGLATPTAISAAIGNGARRGILIKGGSHLEQAGRVDAIVFDKTGTLTVGRPVVTNIVAMHKDWEPEQVLAYAASSEIHSRHPLAEAVIRSTEERHISIPPHEECEVLVGLGMRTWADGRTLLLGSPSLLQSENVKVSKKAKDWVAKLRRQAETPLLLAVDGTLVGLISLRDEVRPEAAKVLSELRANGIRRVVMLTGDHPDIAQVVADELGIDEWRAEVLPEDKLEVVRDLQSQGYIVGMVGDGINDAPALAAADIGIAMGLAGTDVAVETADVALANDDLHRLLDVRDLGARAVDVIRENYGMSIAVNAAGLIIGAGGALSPVLAAILHNASSVAVVANSSRLIRYRLD